Proteins from one Mycobacterium sp. SMC-2 genomic window:
- a CDS encoding IclR family transcriptional regulator, which produces MAPRPSPQTERVVTLFEQLAGDASRGLTLAEVSRQLSVHKASCHSMLSELLRAGWLLRDPVRKTYHLGPALVRLGREAAGRYPALVLAGSAMAELSAATGAHCVAFSVSDDYSTVVDQVRSRHGGGHPMPIGTQFPHRPPYGASTVAWAGPEARERWLAALPEDVRDRYRRAIAAAQQRGYAVGLHLLPDLRLQELALIVRSAEVRSTRLSQLAQALTDELIHQEEWFPISLEPDRSYEVSHIDSPILGPGSRIALILSLVPSAEPMSGAAATRMGAQLASATRRLSAALAEESS; this is translated from the coding sequence ATGGCTCCGCGGCCCTCCCCACAGACCGAGCGGGTGGTGACCCTGTTCGAGCAGCTGGCGGGTGACGCGAGCCGGGGGTTGACATTGGCCGAGGTGTCGCGCCAATTGAGCGTCCACAAGGCCAGCTGCCACTCGATGCTGTCGGAGTTGCTCCGAGCCGGCTGGCTGCTGCGCGACCCGGTTCGCAAGACCTACCACCTCGGGCCCGCTCTGGTCCGCCTCGGCCGAGAGGCGGCGGGGCGCTATCCGGCCCTGGTGCTGGCCGGGTCCGCGATGGCCGAACTGTCGGCTGCGACGGGCGCCCACTGCGTTGCCTTCTCGGTGAGCGATGACTACTCCACCGTCGTCGATCAGGTCCGAAGCCGGCACGGCGGCGGTCATCCGATGCCGATCGGCACCCAGTTCCCCCACCGCCCGCCGTATGGGGCGTCGACAGTTGCCTGGGCCGGGCCAGAGGCTCGCGAACGCTGGCTGGCCGCCCTGCCCGAGGACGTGCGCGATCGTTACCGCCGGGCCATCGCCGCCGCCCAGCAGCGTGGCTACGCGGTCGGCCTTCACCTCCTGCCCGATCTGCGCCTGCAGGAACTGGCGCTGATCGTGCGCAGCGCCGAGGTCCGTTCGACGCGGCTGAGCCAACTGGCGCAGGCACTGACCGACGAACTGATCCACCAGGAGGAGTGGTTCCCGATCAGCCTGGAGCCGGACCGCAGCTACGAGGTGAGCCACATCGACTCCCCGATCCTCGGGCCAGGTTCCCGCATCGCCCTGATCCTCAGCCTGGTCCCCAGCGCCGAGCCGATGAGCGGTGCCGCGGCCACCCGCATGGGTGCTCAGCTCGCTTCCGCGACCCGCCGGCTGAGCGCCGCCTTGGCCGAAGAGTCCAGTTAG
- a CDS encoding SDR family NAD(P)-dependent oxidoreductase, whose protein sequence is MKDLPGKVAVITGGAGGIGRAMGRRFGQEGMKVVLADVLAEPLDEATRALADEGIEAAGVVADVTDYSSVESLAKEAISRFGAVHVVCNNAGTGGVSEGYMWEHDLADWRWGIDVNVLGVIHGIKAFVPHLLEQGEGHVVNTCSGNGGFAPIARGAMGGPATAVYPMTKAAVLCLTESLYTHLEMTGTGVRAHALFPGGFLNTGIWESWRHRPERYAATQERRTPEQTLAKVVARFEATGAHVEFTPLETVADLVVDGIRADRFWMMGPPTPADQVVSSKAASILARGAPDYLVDVLGRSAEKSSKTEGEKR, encoded by the coding sequence ATGAAGGACCTTCCGGGCAAAGTGGCGGTCATAACCGGTGGTGCCGGGGGCATCGGCCGGGCCATGGGCAGGCGTTTCGGCCAAGAGGGCATGAAGGTGGTGCTGGCCGACGTCCTCGCCGAACCGCTGGACGAGGCGACCCGGGCGCTCGCGGACGAGGGCATCGAGGCGGCCGGCGTGGTAGCCGATGTCACCGACTACTCCTCGGTCGAGTCGCTCGCCAAGGAGGCAATCTCTCGCTTCGGCGCCGTGCACGTGGTGTGCAACAACGCCGGCACCGGCGGGGTCTCCGAGGGCTACATGTGGGAGCACGATCTGGCCGATTGGCGCTGGGGGATTGACGTCAACGTGTTGGGCGTCATCCACGGCATCAAGGCTTTCGTGCCCCACCTGCTCGAACAGGGCGAAGGTCACGTGGTCAACACCTGCTCCGGCAATGGCGGGTTCGCGCCGATCGCCCGCGGGGCCATGGGCGGGCCCGCCACGGCGGTCTACCCGATGACCAAGGCCGCGGTGCTGTGTCTGACGGAAAGCCTCTACACGCACCTGGAGATGACAGGGACGGGGGTTCGGGCGCACGCCCTCTTTCCTGGCGGCTTTTTGAACACCGGCATCTGGGAGTCGTGGCGGCACCGGCCGGAGCGCTACGCGGCGACGCAGGAACGCCGCACACCCGAGCAGACGCTGGCAAAGGTGGTGGCCCGCTTCGAGGCCACCGGTGCGCATGTCGAGTTCACCCCGCTCGAGACGGTCGCCGACCTTGTGGTGGACGGAATCCGGGCCGACCGCTTCTGGATGATGGGGCCACCCACGCCGGCCGATCAGGTCGTCAGCAGCAAGGCGGCCTCCATCCTGGCTCGCGGCGCGCCCGACTACCTCGTCGACGTCCTCGGCCGAAGCGCCGAGAAGAGCTCAAAAACGGAAGGAGAAAAGCGTTGA
- a CDS encoding acetoacetate decarboxylase family protein, translating into MSTKEVRYGPREPEAQVDHEIDATKAPIATEAVTVTYLTDPEIVAAVLPKPLEPAAEPLVRIQLQRVRIEGRAPFGSAVFSVTARHGGLEGDYPLFMPQSTEQSVTGGRETFGEPKKLAHIEVERDGDRVTAAVDRLGYQLIKVDGQVTGPAELPPDQVNTEFYFKFLRAPDGSGITDPHLVYGEYHRHYELLENIDGTVELGESPLDPVADIVIREITSITWCRRRTIQVGRIAARVPQEWLLPYVHQRYDDVALLAAPRPEPARV; encoded by the coding sequence TTGAGTACCAAGGAAGTTCGTTACGGTCCGCGCGAACCCGAGGCGCAAGTCGACCACGAGATCGATGCGACCAAGGCGCCCATCGCCACCGAGGCGGTGACCGTCACCTACCTCACCGACCCAGAGATTGTCGCGGCCGTGCTGCCTAAGCCGCTGGAGCCGGCGGCCGAACCGCTGGTGCGAATCCAGCTGCAGCGGGTCCGGATAGAGGGCAGGGCGCCCTTCGGGTCGGCGGTGTTTTCGGTGACCGCCCGGCATGGCGGCCTCGAGGGCGACTACCCGCTGTTCATGCCCCAGTCCACCGAACAGTCGGTCACGGGTGGACGCGAAACATTCGGCGAGCCAAAGAAATTGGCGCACATCGAGGTGGAACGCGACGGTGATCGCGTCACCGCCGCTGTTGACCGGTTGGGCTACCAGCTCATCAAGGTCGACGGCCAGGTCACCGGCCCGGCGGAGTTGCCGCCCGACCAGGTGAACACCGAGTTCTACTTCAAGTTCCTGCGCGCCCCCGACGGCAGCGGCATCACCGACCCGCATCTGGTCTACGGCGAGTACCACCGGCACTACGAGCTGCTGGAGAACATCGACGGCACCGTCGAGTTGGGAGAGTCGCCCCTGGACCCGGTGGCCGACATCGTGATTCGCGAGATCACGTCGATCACGTGGTGTCGCCGGCGCACCATCCAGGTGGGCCGGATCGCGGCGCGCGTGCCGCAGGAGTGGCTGCTGCCCTACGTGCACCAGCGCTACGACGATGTTGCCCTGCTCGCCGCCCCCAGGCCCGAGCCGGCGCGGGTGTAG
- a CDS encoding amidohydrolase family protein, which translates to MDRYTVISADCHAGADLLDYRDYLDPHYRDEFDGWAKTYVNPFGDLTERDAEHNWNSGRRNSELDAEGIAGEVIFPNTVPPFFPHASLAAPPPETARELELRWAGLRAHNRWLSDFCSLSPERRAGVGQILLGDLDEAIAEVAQIAKLGLRGGVLLPGIAPGTGLPPLYAEHWEPLWVACAEAGLVVNHHGGNAGPSPTDGWGSSFAVWVYETHWWAHRALWHLIFSGALDRHPDLTVVFTEQGAGWIPATLDSLDVAAARYGRASSAIARFAGPTAGSLGLKPSQYWSRQCYVGASFMRPVECAERHRIGVDRIMWGSDYPHYEGTFPYTREALRHTFSGVPPAEVAAMVGGNAAAVYGFDLEALAPLTQRIGPTVAEVAEPLVAVPADASSTVFEPDPIRTW; encoded by the coding sequence ATGGACCGGTACACGGTCATTTCGGCCGATTGCCACGCCGGCGCTGATCTGCTCGACTACCGCGACTACCTCGATCCCCACTATCGCGACGAATTCGACGGCTGGGCAAAGACATACGTCAACCCGTTCGGCGATCTCACGGAGCGCGACGCCGAGCACAACTGGAACAGCGGTCGGCGTAACTCGGAGCTGGATGCCGAAGGCATCGCGGGGGAGGTCATCTTCCCCAATACCGTGCCACCGTTTTTTCCTCACGCGAGCCTGGCCGCCCCTCCCCCCGAGACCGCCCGGGAGCTCGAGTTGCGCTGGGCCGGCCTGCGTGCGCACAACCGCTGGCTGTCTGACTTTTGTTCCTTGTCGCCCGAGCGGCGCGCCGGGGTGGGCCAGATCCTGCTCGGCGACCTCGACGAGGCCATCGCGGAGGTGGCGCAGATCGCCAAGCTCGGCCTGCGCGGCGGTGTGTTGCTGCCCGGGATCGCCCCCGGCACTGGGCTTCCCCCGCTCTACGCCGAGCATTGGGAACCGCTCTGGGTGGCGTGCGCGGAGGCGGGTTTGGTAGTCAACCACCACGGCGGTAACGCCGGTCCGAGCCCGACCGACGGGTGGGGCAGCTCGTTTGCGGTGTGGGTGTACGAGACGCACTGGTGGGCGCACCGGGCATTGTGGCACTTGATCTTCAGTGGCGCGCTGGATCGCCATCCGGACCTCACCGTGGTCTTCACCGAGCAGGGCGCCGGGTGGATACCGGCAACCCTCGACTCGCTCGACGTCGCGGCGGCGCGGTACGGGCGGGCGAGCTCGGCGATCGCCCGGTTCGCCGGGCCCACCGCGGGCTCGCTGGGTCTCAAGCCCAGCCAGTACTGGTCCCGCCAGTGCTACGTCGGTGCCAGTTTCATGCGTCCCGTCGAGTGCGCCGAGCGCCACCGGATCGGCGTCGACCGCATCATGTGGGGGAGCGACTACCCGCACTACGAGGGCACCTTCCCCTACACCCGGGAAGCGCTGCGCCACACGTTCAGTGGGGTCCCGCCCGCGGAGGTGGCGGCCATGGTCGGTGGGAATGCCGCGGCGGTCTACGGCTTCGACCTCGAGGCGCTCGCGCCGCTGACCCAGCGAATCGGCCCGACCGTGGCCGAGGTTGCCGAGCCCCTGGTCGCCGTGCCTGCCGACGCGAGCAGCACCGTCTTCGAGCCCGACCCCATCCGTACCTGGTAG
- a CDS encoding amidohydrolase family protein, with protein MNREDPYLIISADTHAELPTERYREYVDPEYREDFEAYLAEKTAAAQAGGFIDEQFAQEWFSENGEGIAGGWDVALRDKELDGDGVVGEVIFPDADAVTGVAGAPFGAGLGQSGDLDPGRAMAGARAHNRWLAELCSHTPERRAGVAVVPILADVDAAVAEITRAAESGLRGGILIPARWVGYPPYHDRRYDKVWAACQDLQMPVHTHSGPAPQEEYGGHLGIYVTEVRWWGARPMWFALWSGVFERFPGLRWGVTECGAFWANDLLWLMDTRYLREHSAKKMSHQMEGDLTMPPSAYFDRNCFIGATTTERRELARRYEIGVSNLLWGNDFPHPEGTWPHTREWLHRSFWDVPVEETRQMLGLAAAEIYNFDLGALAALAQRIGPTPEDLGQDDAVSIPKWEAARRTGRHWLTDAEPIPDLAQN; from the coding sequence GTGAACCGCGAGGACCCGTACCTCATCATCTCCGCAGACACCCACGCCGAGCTCCCGACCGAGCGGTACCGCGAATACGTCGACCCCGAATACCGGGAGGACTTCGAGGCCTATCTGGCCGAGAAGACCGCCGCGGCGCAGGCCGGCGGATTCATCGACGAGCAGTTCGCCCAAGAGTGGTTCTCCGAGAACGGAGAGGGCATCGCCGGCGGCTGGGATGTGGCCCTGCGGGACAAGGAGCTCGACGGCGACGGCGTGGTCGGCGAGGTCATCTTCCCCGACGCCGACGCGGTGACCGGGGTCGCCGGGGCCCCGTTCGGGGCCGGCCTGGGCCAGTCGGGCGACCTGGACCCCGGGCGCGCCATGGCCGGGGCGCGGGCCCACAACCGCTGGTTGGCCGAGCTGTGCAGCCACACTCCCGAGCGGCGGGCCGGGGTTGCGGTCGTGCCCATACTGGCGGACGTCGACGCGGCGGTAGCCGAGATCACTCGCGCGGCGGAGTCCGGCCTGCGGGGCGGAATCCTGATCCCGGCGCGCTGGGTCGGCTACCCGCCGTATCACGACCGTCGCTACGACAAGGTCTGGGCCGCCTGCCAGGACCTGCAGATGCCGGTGCACACCCACTCCGGTCCCGCCCCGCAGGAGGAGTACGGCGGGCACCTGGGCATCTACGTCACCGAGGTGCGCTGGTGGGGGGCCCGGCCGATGTGGTTCGCGCTGTGGTCGGGGGTGTTCGAGCGGTTCCCCGGGCTGCGATGGGGCGTCACGGAGTGCGGTGCCTTCTGGGCAAACGACCTGCTCTGGCTGATGGATACGCGCTACCTGCGTGAGCACTCGGCCAAGAAGATGAGCCATCAGATGGAGGGCGACCTGACCATGCCGCCCTCGGCCTACTTCGACCGGAACTGCTTCATCGGGGCCACCACCACGGAGCGCCGGGAGCTGGCGCGGCGCTACGAGATCGGCGTATCCAACCTGTTGTGGGGCAACGACTTTCCTCATCCGGAGGGGACGTGGCCGCACACCCGCGAATGGCTGCACCGCTCCTTCTGGGACGTCCCGGTCGAGGAGACCCGGCAGATGCTGGGCTTGGCGGCGGCCGAGATATATAACTTCGATCTGGGTGCCCTCGCCGCGCTGGCCCAGCGCATCGGCCCGACGCCCGAGGACCTGGGGCAGGACGATGCGGTGAGCATCCCCAAGTGGGAGGCGGCCCGCCGGACCGGACGCCACTGGCTGACGGATGCCGAGCCCATACCCGACCTGGCGCAGAACTGA
- a CDS encoding TetR/AcrR family transcriptional regulator, giving the protein MTPPLTVSRRDRLVDAALTVFAREGVDAASIKKIGRAAEVAPALIYHYFESKEALLAAVVARHGFLPQLRRMLAVSPTEPAVEVLPRIARQMYDLLTERTDLVRVVMATSQTHPDMRKRMDTLTDEALTLLAGYLQARIEAGELRVHNVRAAARTLLFTVLMWCLTAAPAAELDDAIALLVAGLTTAAPDPAVGGPRPKTAAPARRTARRCTA; this is encoded by the coding sequence ATGACTCCTCCATTGACGGTGTCGCGTCGGGACCGGTTGGTGGATGCCGCATTGACGGTGTTCGCCCGGGAAGGGGTGGACGCGGCCAGCATCAAAAAGATTGGCCGGGCCGCAGAGGTGGCCCCGGCGCTGATCTACCACTACTTCGAAAGCAAAGAAGCGCTGCTGGCGGCGGTGGTGGCGCGGCACGGGTTCCTGCCACAACTGCGCCGAATGTTGGCTGTATCGCCGACGGAACCGGCCGTCGAGGTGCTGCCGAGGATCGCGCGACAAATGTATGACCTGCTCACCGAACGGACCGATCTGGTGCGGGTGGTGATGGCGACCTCGCAGACCCATCCCGACATGCGGAAACGGATGGACACGCTCACCGACGAGGCACTAACGCTGCTGGCCGGCTATCTGCAGGCCCGCATTGAAGCCGGTGAGCTGCGTGTGCACAACGTGCGGGCGGCGGCGCGCACGCTGCTGTTCACCGTGCTGATGTGGTGCCTAACCGCTGCGCCGGCCGCCGAACTCGACGACGCGATCGCCCTTCTGGTGGCCGGGCTGACGACCGCCGCGCCGGACCCCGCGGTCGGCGGGCCCAGGCCCAAGACCGCCGCCCCGGCGAGAAGAACCGCAAGGAGATGCACCGCATGA
- a CDS encoding class I SAM-dependent methyltransferase produces MMMLLRRRTRESVRWYQVVYRLAYRLGLIIWQRGGPPDELVSMIEGSAKLEPGRALDIGCGTGTDTIYLATHGWQVTAVDMVPKALAAARRKSAAAGVAPRFVQGDVTRLHDLGIGGGYTLLLDFGCFHTLPEDRRCAYVTSISRVAAPGATLLLWGFKRPPPTAPMHAGMTLDEVRQRFGETGWRVVCAEPTSADSQTAVARRAAAHFELWWYQLTRDST; encoded by the coding sequence ATGATGATGCTCTTGCGTCGGCGCACGAGGGAAAGCGTGCGCTGGTATCAGGTGGTCTACCGGCTGGCCTATCGCCTAGGCCTGATCATCTGGCAGCGGGGCGGTCCGCCGGATGAGCTCGTCAGCATGATTGAAGGCTCCGCAAAGCTGGAACCGGGCCGCGCCCTCGACATCGGCTGCGGCACCGGCACCGACACCATCTATCTGGCCACGCACGGCTGGCAGGTCACGGCCGTCGACATGGTGCCTAAGGCGCTGGCCGCCGCGCGGCGCAAGTCCGCAGCCGCGGGAGTCGCGCCGCGCTTTGTCCAGGGCGATGTCACCCGACTGCACGACCTGGGAATAGGCGGCGGCTACACCCTGCTGCTGGACTTCGGCTGCTTTCACACCCTGCCCGAAGACCGCCGTTGCGCCTACGTCACCAGCATCTCCCGTGTCGCCGCACCCGGTGCCACCCTGCTGCTGTGGGGCTTCAAGCGGCCGCCCCCAACGGCCCCCATGCACGCCGGAATGACGCTCGACGAGGTTCGCCAACGCTTCGGCGAGACCGGCTGGCGGGTGGTTTGCGCCGAGCCGACCTCGGCCGACTCCCAAACGGCGGTTGCTCGTCGGGCCGCCGCGCATTTCGAACTCTGGTGGTACCAACTCACCCGCGACTCAACCTGA
- a CDS encoding Acg family FMN-binding oxidoreductase: MPAAMADTELIKDAVRSACRAPSLHNSQPWQWVAGGGQLELFLDPSRSMVSDRSGREALISCGAALDHLRVALAAAGWRAGISRFPDPEDPNHLASIDFTPVENVTDVERRRASAIWTRRTDRLPFIAPMNWEAFEPSLRDAVANDAVHLDVMANDMRERLARASSLAESLRLYDNAYHKELQWWTTPFEASEGVPYGALLSPAESQRVDIGRTFPTTHHRDRRTEIPADESTILMLSTDDDTRLAALLSGEALSAVLLECTMANLATCPVTHVTELKTTREMIAELVQEGRRPQVLVRVGVAPPAAEPPRPTPRRPLSEVLRLQG; this comes from the coding sequence ATGCCAGCCGCGATGGCGGACACCGAACTCATCAAGGACGCGGTGCGATCAGCGTGCCGCGCGCCGTCACTGCATAACAGCCAACCCTGGCAGTGGGTGGCCGGCGGCGGTCAGCTGGAGCTCTTTCTTGATCCAAGCCGTTCGATGGTTTCCGACCGGTCCGGCCGCGAAGCGCTGATCAGCTGTGGCGCTGCACTCGACCACCTTCGAGTGGCGCTCGCCGCTGCGGGGTGGCGAGCCGGAATTTCCCGTTTCCCCGATCCAGAGGATCCGAACCACCTGGCGTCCATCGACTTCACCCCGGTGGAAAACGTCACGGACGTAGAACGGCGTCGCGCCAGCGCGATCTGGACCCGCCGAACCGACCGTTTGCCATTCATAGCGCCGATGAACTGGGAAGCGTTCGAGCCGTCGCTGCGGGACGCCGTCGCCAACGATGCCGTCCATCTTGACGTGATGGCCAACGACATGCGCGAGAGGCTGGCGCGGGCATCGTCGCTGGCCGAATCGCTGCGCCTCTACGACAACGCCTACCATAAGGAACTTCAGTGGTGGACAACGCCTTTCGAGGCGTCCGAGGGCGTTCCGTACGGTGCTCTGCTCTCGCCGGCCGAAAGCCAGCGCGTCGACATCGGGCGGACGTTCCCGACGACGCATCACCGTGACCGGCGCACCGAGATCCCCGCCGACGAGTCGACCATTCTGATGCTGTCCACCGACGACGACACCCGCCTCGCCGCGTTGTTGTCCGGCGAAGCGCTCTCCGCGGTGTTACTGGAATGCACGATGGCGAACCTGGCGACGTGCCCGGTAACCCACGTCACCGAGCTCAAAACCACGCGCGAGATGATTGCGGAGCTCGTGCAGGAAGGCAGGCGGCCCCAGGTCCTGGTCCGGGTGGGTGTGGCGCCCCCCGCGGCCGAACCACCGAGGCCTACGCCGCGACGACCCCTTAGCGAAGTTTTGCGGCTGCAGGGTTAA
- a CDS encoding hemerythrin domain-containing protein, with protein MTSAWRSSDLAEAFREDHAVLGRGLHEVSEHLRAGNDQAAKARAERVDREAGAHIAFEEQFFYPALRRTLGDAEVDGLYEEHGEGLSVIKALAQLPEGAELTEADRRTLLQASELTESHVAECGELFGVMGRIPPDEQQALYRELLSLREESPRWTEFAARTKEG; from the coding sequence ATGACAAGCGCTTGGCGGTCATCGGACCTGGCCGAAGCGTTCAGGGAAGACCATGCTGTCCTCGGGCGCGGCCTGCATGAGGTCTCCGAACATCTCAGGGCGGGCAACGATCAGGCCGCCAAGGCCCGCGCCGAGCGCGTCGACCGCGAAGCCGGCGCGCACATCGCCTTCGAGGAGCAGTTCTTCTATCCGGCCCTGCGTCGCACGCTCGGCGATGCCGAGGTCGACGGTCTCTACGAAGAGCACGGCGAAGGCCTGTCGGTCATCAAAGCCCTCGCGCAGTTGCCGGAAGGTGCGGAGCTGACCGAAGCCGACCGTCGAACCCTGCTGCAAGCTTCGGAATTGACTGAGTCCCACGTCGCCGAATGCGGTGAATTGTTCGGCGTCATGGGCCGCATCCCGCCAGACGAGCAGCAGGCGCTCTATCGAGAGCTTCTCTCGTTGCGTGAAGAGTCACCGCGGTGGACCGAGTTCGCTGCGAGAACCAAGGAAGGGTGA
- a CDS encoding class II glutamine amidotransferase translates to MCRLYGFRANEPTKVECTLVYAQNALMVQSREDLSGRGNAHGWGIATYEDHCPHVERQAWAAYQGEHFRRAAARTFSEQVLAHVRRATVGAPRIENTHPFVDGPWAFIHNGTVPGFDRLRPRLLEQMPKERRDAIRGDTDSEHVFHYLRTLQARMPERPLLKVLRDGIRQITQWCCEIEPTAPIGLNVILTDGEQMVGSRIGRTLYYLEREGVHDCEICGFPHIRHDTDRLYRAVVVASEPISHEHWREVPERSVYRVSEDFRFDSEPV, encoded by the coding sequence ATGTGTCGCCTCTATGGTTTTCGCGCCAACGAGCCCACGAAGGTGGAGTGCACACTCGTTTACGCGCAAAATGCGCTGATGGTGCAGAGCCGCGAGGACCTCAGCGGCCGGGGGAATGCGCACGGCTGGGGTATTGCGACCTATGAAGACCACTGTCCGCACGTCGAACGGCAGGCCTGGGCGGCCTATCAAGGGGAGCACTTCCGGCGAGCGGCCGCGCGAACCTTCTCAGAGCAGGTGCTCGCCCACGTGCGCCGCGCAACCGTGGGTGCTCCCAGAATCGAAAACACCCATCCCTTCGTCGATGGCCCGTGGGCTTTCATTCACAACGGCACGGTTCCCGGCTTCGACCGGCTGCGCCCGCGGTTGCTCGAGCAAATGCCAAAGGAGCGGCGCGACGCGATCCGCGGTGACACGGACAGCGAACACGTCTTCCACTATCTGCGCACCCTGCAAGCGCGCATGCCGGAGCGCCCGTTGCTGAAGGTGCTACGGGACGGAATCCGTCAAATCACGCAGTGGTGCTGCGAAATCGAGCCGACCGCACCCATCGGTCTGAATGTCATCCTGACCGACGGCGAACAGATGGTCGGCAGCCGCATCGGACGCACGCTCTACTATCTCGAGCGCGAAGGGGTGCACGATTGCGAAATCTGCGGCTTCCCCCACATACGCCATGACACCGACCGGCTCTACCGTGCAGTCGTCGTCGCCTCCGAACCGATCAGCCATGAGCATTGGCGCGAGGTCCCGGAGCGCTCCGTGTACCGGGTGAGCGAAGACTTCAGGTTCGACAGTGAGCCAGTGTAA
- a CDS encoding enoyl-CoA hydratase/isomerase family protein, which translates to MAQVSPNPQDSPRPPEGDWLGTPYLTFERHGSIAVCTIDRPEARNALTPAMYFGIRYAVGRLNEDPDLAGLLITGTGDVFAPGGDMGGGGATDNWITFGGALGMDVTPFDTVRTSAKPIVSAVNGLCQGGGFQIALCSDLSVVSERATFRVPELFRGYADTYYSQMLARVIGPVRTRDLMFTGRVLTAEEALDWGLVTRVVPHEKLLDTAKELLAQCCRTAPRARGVIKSSIDNYLGLYDRIGMTSSLSDVEAREGFRAFKERRSPDWVHPDLRAEGRL; encoded by the coding sequence GTGGCCCAGGTATCCCCGAACCCGCAGGACAGCCCACGCCCGCCGGAGGGGGATTGGCTCGGCACGCCGTACCTGACCTTCGAGCGTCATGGGTCGATCGCGGTGTGCACCATCGACCGGCCGGAAGCGCGTAACGCCCTGACCCCCGCGATGTACTTCGGAATCCGTTACGCCGTGGGCCGTCTCAACGAGGACCCGGATCTGGCCGGGCTCCTCATCACCGGGACCGGGGACGTCTTTGCGCCCGGCGGCGACATGGGCGGCGGGGGAGCTACCGATAACTGGATCACCTTCGGCGGCGCGCTGGGCATGGACGTCACGCCGTTCGACACGGTGCGCACCTCGGCCAAACCGATCGTCTCCGCGGTCAACGGGCTGTGCCAGGGCGGCGGGTTCCAGATTGCGCTGTGCAGCGACCTGTCGGTGGTCAGCGAGCGGGCGACCTTCCGGGTGCCCGAGCTGTTCCGCGGCTACGCCGACACGTACTACAGCCAGATGCTCGCCCGCGTCATCGGGCCGGTGCGCACCCGCGACCTGATGTTCACCGGACGGGTGCTGACCGCCGAAGAGGCCCTGGACTGGGGCCTGGTCACCCGCGTGGTGCCGCACGAGAAGCTGCTCGACACCGCGAAAGAGCTGCTGGCACAGTGCTGCCGGACCGCGCCGCGCGCCCGCGGCGTCATCAAGTCGAGCATCGACAACTACCTGGGCCTGTATGACCGCATCGGCATGACCAGCAGCCTAAGCGACGTCGAGGCGCGCGAAGGCTTCCGGGCATTCAAGGAGCGCCGCTCGCCCGACTGGGTGCACCCCGACCTGCGCGCCGAGGGGCGGCTGTGA
- a CDS encoding MBL fold metallo-hydrolase: MDARRRDCAISVLGGPTTVIDIAGHRIVMDPTFDPPGVHAYLTKLAGPAVGAEALGSVDAVLISHDQHPDNLDDDGRRMALAAPLVLTHPGGAARLGPPAVGVGPWQTYGLSDSLVVQAVPAVHGPADGQRDETGHVNCEVIGFVLFGPGLPTVYLSGDNASMVAVKDVADRVGVIDVAVLFAGAARVPTKERGRPLTLTAARAAAAAEILGAEVVIPAHVDGWAHFSEGVDEFAAAFDQAGIGDRLRVAAHGEWIDLR, encoded by the coding sequence GTGGACGCGCGGCGGCGCGACTGCGCGATCAGCGTGCTGGGCGGGCCGACCACGGTGATCGACATCGCGGGGCACCGGATCGTTATGGACCCGACGTTCGATCCGCCCGGCGTGCACGCCTACCTGACCAAGCTCGCCGGGCCGGCCGTTGGTGCCGAGGCGCTCGGCTCGGTGGATGCGGTGTTGATCAGCCACGACCAGCACCCCGACAACCTCGACGACGACGGCCGCCGGATGGCCCTGGCCGCGCCGCTGGTGCTCACCCACCCCGGCGGGGCCGCCCGATTGGGGCCACCCGCGGTGGGGGTTGGGCCCTGGCAGACCTACGGGCTGTCGGACTCGCTTGTGGTGCAAGCTGTTCCGGCGGTACATGGTCCGGCGGACGGCCAGCGCGACGAAACCGGCCATGTCAACTGCGAGGTGATCGGCTTCGTGCTGTTCGGGCCCGGTCTGCCCACCGTGTACCTCAGTGGCGACAACGCCTCGATGGTGGCGGTCAAGGACGTGGCCGATCGAGTGGGTGTCATCGACGTCGCCGTGCTGTTCGCGGGGGCGGCGCGCGTGCCGACTAAGGAGCGCGGGCGTCCGCTGACGCTGACCGCGGCGCGTGCGGCCGCCGCGGCCGAGATCCTCGGTGCCGAGGTGGTGATACCGGCCCACGTCGACGGCTGGGCCCACTTCAGCGAGGGCGTCGACGAGTTCGCCGCGGCCTTCGATCAGGCCGGGATCGGCGACCGGCTGCGGGTGGCCGCGCACGGGGAATGGATCGATCTCCGGTAG